In the Arachis ipaensis cultivar K30076 chromosome B04, Araip1.1, whole genome shotgun sequence genome, GCAGCATTCACCAACATTCTTCTCGCTTCTTGACCTTTGAAACTCAGGCTAAAATTCGCCGCCACATGACGAATACAGAACACTTGAAAAGCACGTGGAGGTAGCCAACCACCATTGGGTGCCTCCAGGGCAACTTTGATGCCATTATGCCTGTCGGAGATAACAAGGATACCTTCATGTGGCGTCACATGCTGTCGTAGGTTGGACAAGAAAAAGGACCATGGCTCCGCATTTTCTCCCTCCACAAGTGCAAATGCTATCAGCAAGATGTTTGAGTTCTTATCTTGCACTATAGCCAGCAACAAGGTACCACCATACTTGCCATACAAGTGGGTACCGTCAATGCTCACGATGGGCTTGCAATGTCGAAAGGCCTCAATGCAGGGTGGAAATGTCCAGAAAAGATGATGAAAGTAGACTTTAGACTCATCGACCTGATCCCCAAAACGAACCGGAGAAGTCTTCAACACTGTAACTGTGCCGGCCATGGTGGACTGGACCCTTAGCATCCAACGTGGCAACTCGGTATACGACTCTTCCCAATCCCCGTATAACTGTGTAATTGCCTTTTTCTTTGCCATCCAAACCTTCCTGTAACTGGGCCTGGATCCATAATTGGCTTCTGTTGCTTCCTGCAAGACCTTTATCGTAACCGCAGCATCCGTCCTAACCAATAGATAGATCCTCACACAGACAACATGGTAATCAAGCTGTCGGTGGTCACTCGAAATGGAGGTGGCCAAGAAAGTGTGCAGCCGTTGTACCTCCTCACCTCCCAAGTGCCCTTTCGCGCACGAAGCGAGATGCGAATCAACCAACTGCAACCTTTGCCGAACTCCTTGCATTTTCTGTGATACTTCAGATGATCCGACTCTAACACCCTGTACTCAACACCTCGACAGATGCTATAATCCTTCACACTCAAAACAGCTTCCTCTTTATTCTAAAATGATTGTCTAATCTGAAATTCTGTAGAAGAACCCCCAACGGCAGCATCTCCGTCTGACTGTTGCCCCATAGCCTCTGAGTTTAGACTGGAGAAGTGCGGAGGGTACTGCTATATGCCAGAACTTGAACGGCCATGCTGTGTACGTGGATTGGCACCTGTATCATCATCGATGTCCCCAATTATATCAACAGGCTCCTGGCCTGAGTCATCGTCTCGCATTACATTCTCAACTCGATCAGGTTTCCCGACCCCTACAACATCATGAATAGTGCCAGGACCGTTATCCATCTCATATGTCTGATGCCAGACCCACGATTCTCGAATGGTACAAAACCAATTGCCTCCATACGGTCTAAATAAATCAACCACAAAGGAAGGAGATGAAACGTACGGAACAGTTGGTGCAGCCACAGCCATTGAACTAGAGGCACCGCCCATGGCAGTCGAGTTAGGAACCGGAGCTTATGCCCCAAAACTATCGACACCGACATCCAACTTTGCATACAGCTCATGAACTCTGACCTCTGAAAAACTCCTCAGACAATGAAACAGAACATGAATATCTTCATCGGCGCTATCACAAACGTATCATACTTAACACCGGTTGCCACAACTGCGGTGGGAATCTTATAGAATAACTTCTTTACCCACTTGCTCCCAAATACCCCAAGCTTCTGCAATATGGTGTTCTTTAGATCTGACAAGGTACTTGATGAACTGATAAATATACTCAAAGATTTTCtgtcagtgaacttcacaccgtaTTTCTTGCTTCTTTGAATTTTCTCAGAGCAATGTACTAACACTAGGAAACTCTCATCCTCACTTGACATTGTGAAAATGCTCCTCTTCAACAAAATGATTTTCACCGTGTATATATAGAATTTTTTTTCTCATAAACCGTGATATGTTACAAAaatttagagaaaaggacaaataggtccttgaccTTTTACCCCGCGGatattttcgtccctgaccattgaaaaatacttttaagtccctgaccttcacaaaacttggacggatcatcCCTGATGGaagcatttggacggatcagttccTGACGGAggtatttggacggagggactgatccgtccaagttttgtgaaggtcagggacttaaaagtatttttcaatggtcatggacaaaaatgtccgcgggacaaaaggtcagggacctatttgtccttttctcaaaaaATTATGTTCATAAGACTCTCTTCATAAACCGTGACATGTTACCAAAATTTATGTTCATTAAGTTCTTTTCATAAACCGTGGTAGATTATCACGGTTTATGTATATTTTACTAAAACATGGTAA is a window encoding:
- the LOC107637237 gene encoding uncharacterized protein LOC107637237 codes for the protein MQGVRQRLQLVDSHLASCAKGHLGGEEVQRLHTFLATSISSDHRQLDYHVVCVRIYLLVRTDAAVTIKVLQEATEANYGSRPSYRKVWMAKKKAITQLYGDWEESYTELPRWMLRVQSTMAGTVTVLKTSPVRFGDQVDESKVYFHHLFWTFPPCIEAFRHCKPIVSIDGTHLYGKYGGTLLLAIVQDKNSNILLIAFALVEGENAEPWSFFLSNLRQHVTPHEGILVISDRHNGIKVALEAPNGGWLPPRAFQVFCIRHVAANFSLSFKGQEARRMLVNAAYAKTEAEFDYWFDIMQTENPVMCDWANRMEYDKWT